TTCTACGAGACGCTCGGGTTCGCGATCGAACCGATCGACGACCGGCGACACCGCGGCGTCGCCGTGGCGAGCGAGGAGCCGTGACGGAAGCCGTCGGTTGCCGGCGGAACTTTAACACCCAGCGCGTGGTACGAGCCTTCGCATGGCGATACAACGGATGCTCAGCGGAGACCCGTCGAAGAGTTCGAAGCTGTACCTCGCGATCGGTATTATCTCGCTCCTGAAGGCAATCGCGGTACGGAAGGACCGGGAACGGTTCCGGACGGAACTAATCGACGCCGGCCTCTTCATCGGCGTCGGCGTAGCGCTCCGGAAGTACAGTCAGCTCAAGGCGGAAAAACGGGAAGAGATCGAATCGCAGGTGCCGGACTGGCTGGCCAGCGCCGCGGAGTCCGAAGCGGCACGAGAGGGCGTTCGTACCCTCGCGAAGCGAAAGTTTGGTAGCCAATCCGAACCGGAACCGACGTTCCGCGGCCGCGCGAAGGACGCGATCTCGGGCCGATAGCTCATCCGCCGGCCCGCGAGCGATTTTTTTACGCCAGCCAGAATCGAGGAAGGACGCCGCCGCGCGACAAAAATAGGAGAGCGCCCCGTTACAACTCGAGGTCGCGGAGGTGGCGTAAGTCGAACGGCTCGATCTGGCCGGCAGCTCGCCCCCGGATACTCCTCGGTGTGGACGTTGACGTACGCCTCACCCGCCTCGATCTTCGCGACCAGTTGCTGGACGGTCTGGGACTCGGCCTCCGGAGCGCGTCCAGCCTGGATGACGTCGTCGGTGATCGTTCCCGCGTCCAGCAGGCCGGTGAACGTGCCCTCGACGAGTTCCTCGTCCTGCGTCTCGAAGTCGTGTAGCCAGACCGCGATGGGTCCGAGGGGCTCGTCCTCGTGGATGTGCGCCATGAACGTATTCTCGATGTTCGCGAGCGTGAGCGCGAACGTCAGTTCGCCGTCGCGGTGCTGGAAGACGGCGAGCCCGCTCGCGTCCGTTTCGACGCCCTCCTGGGGCATCAGTCGCGCGACGTAGAGGCCCTGGACGTCGGCCTCGTCGGGGCGGTCATCCGCGTTCTCGTTTTTCTTCTCGGCGTCATCGTGATCCGGTTTCTCGTCGTCGTGGTGATCGGCCGCGACGAGGCCGGAACCCGCGGTCGCGGCGGCTCCGACGCCGAGGAGTTTGAGCGCTGTTCGTCTAGTTGAATCGTGGTCAGTCATCGATCGACACCCGAAACGGGCATCGGACGATGCCACCATAGTTTTCGTTCACGTACAGTGAGCGAGCCGTCGTAAGGCCGCCGTACAGCCGCGTACGATCCACCTACAGCAGCCGCTTCGCATCGGCGGCGTCAGGGCGTGATCGGCTCGAGCGTCGCCGTGAAGTGTCGGATTTCCTTCATCTCCGGCTCGTCAACGATCTCGAGGCCGGAGACCTCCTCGCGGCGCTCGAGAACCCCGGCCGCGGTCTCGGCGACGTGTTCCAGGTGCTCCCGGTGGTACATTCGTCGCGGGACGGCGAGTCGGACGAGTTCCGGTCGATCCGTTCCCGGGAACGCGAAGCTTCCGAGTTCGACCCCGCGAACGCCGCCCTCGCGGTAGAGTTCACAGACCAGCACCTGTCCGGGGAACTCCTCGGCTTCGAGGTGCGAGAAGAGTGCGCCGGCGTCGAGGTAGACCGCGTGTCCGCCCGCGGGCGTGTACAGCGGGACGCCGACCGACTCGAGCATCGAGGCGAGTTCCTGGATCTGTTCGACGCGGTCGGCGACGTAGGCCTCGTCGACCGCCTCGCGAAGACCGACTGCCATCGCCGCGACGTCCCGGCCGGCCATCCCGCCGTAGGTCGGAAAGCCCTCGTAGAGAATCGCTCGCTGCTTGCACTGCTCGTACAGCCGTTCGTCGTCGGTCGCGACGAAGCCGCCGGCGTTCGACAGGGCGTCCTTCTTGCCGCTCATCACGAGCGCGTCGGCGAGTGAAAGCTGTTCGCGGGCGACCTCGGCGACCGAGACGTCGGCGAACTCGGACTCCCGCTGGGTGACGAAGTAGGCGTTCTCGGCGAACCGGCAGGCATCGATGACGAACGTCGCGCCGATCTGATCGGCGAAGTCCCGGACGCGGCGCGTGTTCTCGACGCTGACCGGCTGTCCCGCCGCGGAGTTGTTCGTGATCGTCTGAACGACGACCGGAACCCGCTCTGGACCGTACTCGTCGACGACCGCGCGGGCCCGCTCGAGCGAGAAGTTCCCCTTGAAATCACCCTCCACGTCCGGATCTGTGGCGTCGTCGACCGGACAGTCGACCGGCTCCGCCCCTGGTTGGCGATGTGAGCGCGCGTCGTGTCGAAGTGCGTGTTGTTGGGGACGATATCGCCCTCAGAGATCAGCGTCCCGTAGAGGACGTTCTCCGCGCCTCGCCCCTGATGGGCCGGCACCACGCGTTCGAACCCCATCACTTCCTCGACGGCGGACTCGAGTTCGTCGAAGCTCCGCGACCCCGCGTACGATTCGTCGCCACGGATCAGCGCCGCCCACTGTTCGTCGCTCATCGCGCCCGTCCCGCTGTCGGTGAGCAGATCGACGAACACGTCGTCCGAGGAGAGATTGAAGACGTTGTACCCTGCCGCTTCGAGGGCTCGCTCTCGCTGCGCTCGCGAGGAAGCCGGATCTGTTCGACCAGCTTCGACTTGTAACCGACCATACAACCGGTTCGCGCGCCATACAGTTCAATTCGAGTGAGAGGTCCTGGGCACGAACGTCACGACCCTCCCATCGGCGAATCGATGTGGAACTCGCTGTCCGAATGCTGCCAGTAGTGAGCAAAACGTCACGCTACGGGTCAGCGATCGGCGTAAAAACCGCGCGGCATCCGCGGTATGTTCAGCGGGTGGTTCGTGTCCGTGCTCGAGACGGCGGTCCGGGATCGGACTACAGGCCGTCGCCTGCTATCAGAGCAGGAACGACAGCACGGCGAGCACCAGGAACACCAGTACGAGCCACTTGGCGATGGTCATCGAGATTCCTGCGACGCCGGTCGCACCGACGGCGGCGGCGATCAGTGCGATGACGAAGAACAGGATTGCGAGTTCTAACATACTTCGAGTTTCGGGCGGACGCTAAAAGTGCGTTGAGCCTGAATCTGCCATCTGTAACTTCTCAGGAAACGTAACGGTGAGTGAAAGCGCCGGTTTCGGTGCCCTCGGCGGCCTCAGTTCCGCGTTCTCGTCGTGAAAGCCACCGTCCCGCACGAGGAGGAGTAAAACGGCCGCGATCGGACGGTGGTCGAGCCTAGAACAGGTCCTGGGTCAACTCGAGCGTCCGCTCTCGATCCTCCCAGTTGACGAAGATGGCGACGCTCGTCGCGCTCGTGATGATGTCGTGAACGTTGATACGCGCCTCGGAGAGCGGGTTGACGATGTCGCTGATGATGCCCGGCTGGTTGGGCAGTTCGCCCCCCGTGACCCGAACGACCGCCAGCGGCTCGTCGACGGTGACGCTCGAGAGTTCGTCGCGCGCGATGACCTCGCGGTGGAGGATGTTCTCGGCGCGTTCGGCCTCCTTCTCGTCGACGTAGAACGTGACGCTGTCGAGTCCGCTCGCGACGGCGTCGACGTTGATATCGCTCTCGCTGAGCGGTTTCGAGAGGTGGTTGAAGACGCCGGGCTGGTTACGGATCGCGCGGCCTGCGACCGTCAGACAGGCCAGCGGCCGCTCGCGAAGGTCGACCAGGTTGTGAAACTCGCCCTCGATGCTCGTCCCGCCGGAGAGGAGGTCGCCGTGCTGGTAGTGGACGACGCGGACGTCGAGCTTTCCGCCCTTGTAGGAGAGCGCGGAGGGGGCGACGACCTCGGCACCGCGGAACGAGAGGTTCCGGAGTTCGTCGACGGAAATCTCGCCGACGTTTCGGGCACCCTCGACGACGTTGGGATCGCCCGTCATGACGCCCTCGACGTCGGTGACGATGACGACCTCGTCGGCGTCCATGTACTTGCCCATCATGACCGCCGTCGTGTCGCTGCCCCCACGACCGAGCGTCGTGATCGAGCCGTCCGGCCCCTCGGCGAGGAACCCGGTGATCACCGGCACCGTCTCGTCGAGATCCTCGGCAACCTCGAACGCGCGGTTCTGGGTCTCCTCGACGTCGACCTCGCCGTACTCGTCGGTGACGATGGGCCAGTTCTCGCTACCGGGCTCGAGGAAGGTCGCGTCGACGTCGCGGGCCGTCAGTGCGGCCTTGAGCATCCGAACTGAGGTTCGTTCCCCCATGCTGACGATCTGGGCGCGGTCCGCCTCGTCGGTCTCGAAGGTGATCTCGTCGAGCAGGTCGTCGGTGGTCGACCCCATCGCACTCGCGACCACGGCGATCTCGTGACCGTCCTCGACGGCGGCCGCGATCGAGTCCGCGGCCCGGTTGATCCGGTCGCCGCTGCCGAGACTCGTTCCGCCGAACTTCACTACGACGCGCATGCTACCACCTCACCGAGAGGAAGCGCACTGGTGGATTGACTCATGGCAGGTGGTTGCAAGAGCGAGCAGATAACTGTGTCTCATCGTCCTCATTTTTACCCGAAGCCGGGTATACTGTCGGCTGGAAGTCAGTGTGGTTAATTCGCCGGACGACCGCGGCAAATCCCACAAACGGTTACAGTCGACAGTACGACGATCGCGTCGTCACGCGACGACTCGCGAACGCCGACGGTCGTGATGGGACCCTCTTCTATCGTCGGATGCCGACTGGATTTATGTTCGTGCGCATCATTACCACATTCGAATGAACGTACGGGACGCACTCGAGGCCGACGCCGACGCGCTGGCGGCGATCGCCGACTCACCCACCGACGTGATGCGAAATCTGGTCCACGACCGAACGGTGCGTGTCGCGGAGGACGGAACCCACGATCCGAACGCGGACGTCTCGGAATCGCAGTACAGCGGCTCGGATCCCGAGGATCTGCTCGGATTCGTCAGTTTCGACGCCCGCGAGGACACCGTTCACGTCACCCAACTCGACGGCACCCCCGAAGCGTGCAAACGGCTGCTCGCCGAACCGGTTCGGTTCGCCCGACGCGAGTCGATGGCCGTCGAGGTTCTGGTCGCGTCCGGCGCTAACCCGATCGAGGACGCCGCCGAGGAGTTGGGATTCGAGAAACGAGGACGGGGGCCGCAGTTCGAAGGCGCCTCGACGGTTCGGTTCCGGCTGGACCCCGCTAGCTGAACTTCTGGACCGTGACGTCGAGCGTGTCGAGATCGACGATAGGCGCGTAGCCGGCGTCGGGATCGATGTTGACGCTCTTCTGGAAGTCCGTCTGGGCCTGCCAGCAGCCGGAGTTGATCGCGAGCACGTCGTGGTACTTGCCGAAACCGAGCTTGTGAACGTGGCCCGTGTGGAAGATGTCCGGGACCTCCTCCATGATGAGGTAGTCCCGTTCTTCGGGGGCGAGTCGAGTGTGACCGCCGAACTGCGGCGCGACGTGACGTTTCTTCAGAAGCTGGTACATCGCCCTGTGGGGATCGTCGTAGCTCGCCTTCTCCTCCGGAAGTTCCGCGATCACCTCGTCGAGCGAGACGCCGTGGTACATCAGGACGGAGACGCCCTCGAGCGTCACCGTCGACGGGTTGCTCACGATCTGGGCGTCGTGCGCGGACATGATCCCCCGGAGCTCCTCGTCGAATCCGGGCTGAGGTTCGGCGAGGCGGACCGCGTCGTGGTTCCCCGGAATCATGACGATCTCGATGTCGCCCGGAACCCGTTTGAGATGTTCGTTGAACAGTTCGTACTGCTCGTAGATGTCGACGACGTCGAGTTCCTCGTCCTGGTTCGGATAGATGCCGACGCCCTCGACCATGTCGCCCGCGATCAGCAGGTACTCGACGTGCTGGGCCTGCTCCGTGTGGAGCCAGTCGGCAAAGCGGTTCCAGGCGTCGCCCATGAACTCCTGGCTGCCGACGTGGACGTCGCTGATGAGCGCCGCCTGCACGTGACGATCGGCGGTCGAGGGCTCGTGCGTCCGCGGAACGTCCGGGAAGTACATCGAGTCGACGAACGCGATCCCCGAGTCGTCGGCGAGCGTCCCCTCCATCGCCAGCACCTCGTCACGGAGCAGTTCGTCGACGAGGTCGACGTACTCCCGATCCTTCATCACCAGCCACGGGAAGGTTCCGGTGGCGTCCTCGAGTTCTATCAGCCAGTGACCGCTCGCCGTCGACCGGATGTCGTTGACCAGACCGACCATCGCGGCGTCGCTACCGCCGGGCATCGACTGGATGGCCGTCGCCGGCCGGTGGTTGACGCGGCCGCGAAGCTTCGACCCCAGTCGCTCGAGTCGGTCCCGGAAGACGGAGACGAAGTCGCCGTACTCTCCCGTCCCCGTACTCTCGCCGGTCATGTCGCCGACGATCTCGAGCGAGCGTTCGTCGGGATCCGACGACCTGCCGGCGCCCTGAGACACCCCCTTCGTTTCAACTGGACTACCTCCTGCAGTGGGCTGAGTATTCGTCTGCGGAGCTCCAGTTGAAGCGGAGGAGTCGGTCGGCGAGGACGGGGCATCCGGTCCGGCGGTTCGGGCGTCGTCGGTGGCGTTCGATCCGCGATTCCGTCGGTCCGACCCGCTCAGTTCGTTCGGGACCGATTCGACGTGTTCGAGACGAACGACCAGCGCGTCCGACGGAAGCTCCTCGATGACGCGCTCGAGCACCGTTACCGGGTCGTCCGCGGACGCAATTCGGGTTACTGCCTCGCGTTCGGCGTTGTAGCCGCGGCTCGTGAGTTCGCTGACGATCCGGGCGGGCCCCTCGAGTGGCACACGCCTCGCATTCGCGACCGGGGGCAAAAGGATAGCGGATGCAGATCGGTACGGCGAACAGAACCTTGATTGTCGGTCCCGGAATAAGACGGGACGATGAGCGGTCCCGACCCCGGAGACGTCGACGACAGCAGCGATAACACCGGTGAGTCCAGCCGCCACGATCCGCACGACGACCGATCGGACGGGACCGGCGATCCGGACCACGGTAGAGCGCCGCCTCCCGACCAGGACGAGATGACCGCCGGTGGGACTCGTCAGGGCGTCCCTGACGGCGCTCGAGACGGGAACGCGGCCGCACGCAACGGGCGCGCAGATAACGGCGACGGCGCCGGCGTCTCGATCGAGGACGACGGGGTCCTCCGCTGGTTCCTCAAGACGAACGACGACTCCGCCGTCCTGGTGCGCGACGTCCTGAGCAGCGTCGCCATCGTCGTGGTCATCGGACTCCTCCTCTTTGCGGTCAGTGGCATCTGGCCGCCGCTGGTCGCCGTCGAGAGCGGCAGTATGGAACCGAACATGGAGAAGGGTGATCTCATCTTCGTCGTCGCGGACGACCGCTTCGTCGGCGACGATCCCGCCGGCGAGACCGGCGTCGTCACCCTCGAGAGCGGCCAGGGGAACGGCCACGAGAAGTTCGGACAGCCGGGTGACGTCATCATCTTCGAGCCGAACGGCGACGAGTTCCGGACACCCGTGATACACCGCGCTCACTTCTGGGTCCAAGAGGATGAAAACTGGGTCGACACCAAGGCGAACGAGGAGTACGTCAACGGTGCGACCTGCGAACAGCTTCAGACCTGTCCCGCCAATCACGACGGCTTCGTCACGAAGGGTGACGCCAACAGCTACTACGACCAGTACCAGCAGGGCCCCGGCGCACAGACTGACGTCGTCCAGCCCGGGTGGGTCACCGGAAAGGCGACCTTCCGGATCCCGTGGCTCGGCTACGTCCGGCTGACGTTCGACTCGATCCTGGGTGAACTCGTCGCGCCTCAGCCGACGATCGAAACGGTCAGCAGTCCGCTCGAGAACGAGGCGGGACTGTCCGACGAAAGCGCCGTCGTCGGCGGAATCGGTGCGACGGGCGCCGCCGCAACCGGAACCGGCGTCGCGATGGCCGCCGGCCGTTTCCGCCGCGAGTAATCCCGCCGCGCGTAACCCCGTCTGGCGTAACACGCCATCGATCCCCCGTCTCGCTCGGTTTTTCGGCCGTCCGTATCGATCGAACGCTCGCCCAGCCTCTCGTGTCGCTCGTGGTCTCGAGCAGAATGCTGGCGGTCTCGAGTCGCCGAAACGGTCGATCCGAACCGGTCTCGAGTCGAAATGAGGGGTTCCGGGACGCCGTTCCCGATCGTCAGTTCTCGAAGCGGGCCTGTACGAACGGCTGAACGTCGTCGATGTTGCTCAGGCGCGAGTCGCTCAGGAGGACGGCCTCGGTCTCGTCGATCGGAACCGAGAGACTGATCTCCTTCGTTCGGCCGTACCGTCCCTTCGAGACGACCACGGCGTTGACGATGCCGAGCATGTCGAGTTCGCTGATGAGGTCGGTGACGCGGCGCTGGGTCAGGACGTCGGCGTCGATCTCCTCGCAGAGGCGCTTGTAGATGTTGAACACCTCGCCGGTGTTGATGCTGTGAACGCCGTTTTTCTCGAGCAAGATGGTCGAGAAGAGGACGAGTTTGCTCTGAGTCGGGAGCGTGCGGACGACTTCGACGACGCGGTCGAGTTCGATCTTGTCCTGGGCCTGCCGGACGTGCTCCTCGACGATCGTCTCGGCCTGAGATCGCTCCGCGAGTTCGCCCGCTGTCCGGAGGAGGTCGAGCGCCCGACGGGCGTCCCCGTGTTCCTGTGCAGCGAAGGCCGCACACAGCGGGATCACGTCGCCCGAGAGCGCGTTCCCCTTGAACGCGACCTCCGATCGGTGCTGGAGGATATCTCGCAACTGGTTCGCGTCGTACGGCGGGAAGACGATCTCCTCCTCGCCGAGACTCGACTTCACGCGCGGATCCAGAAAGTCGGTGAACTTGAGGTCGTTCGAGATGCCGATGATCGAGACTCGCGAGTTCTCGAGTTCGGAGTTCATCCGCGAGAGGTTGTAGAGCGTGTCGTCGCCGCTCTTCTCGACCAGTTTGTCGATCTCGTCGAGCATGATAACGACGACGCGCTCGTCGTAGTCGACGGCGTCGAAGAAGACGCTGTAGACCCGATCCGTCGGCCACCCCGTCATCGGGACCTCCTCGAAGGACTCCTTGTCCGCCTCGAGGGAAGCGATTCGATCCTCGACTTCGGCGACGGCGGTAAACGGCGTCGACTCGAGCGGATGCGTCGGCGATGGTTCGTCCTCGACTGAGTCGGATGTAGACCCCCCTGTTTCTAGTGGAGAATCACGGGACACAGCGTCGGTTTCGGTTGCAAACGAAACGCCACTGCCGTCCGTTTTTTCCTCGCCGGTGAGCGGGTCGCCTTCGGCGGATCGGCCCTGCTGGACGGCGGACTCGAACGGGTCGTCGCTCGTCCCGCCGTCGGTCGGTGATCCATCCTCGGATCGAGAGGGGGCCTCGTTCTCGTACTGTTCGACGGTCTCGAGGAGTTCCTCGAGGGAGGCGACCTTTTCGTCGATTCGCGCCTTGTTCTTCTCGATGAACTTGTTCGCGAGCTGTGCCAGGACGCGATACTGGGTGTCGGTAACCTCGCAGTTGATGTACTCGACGTCACAGGGGACGCTGTACTTCTGGGAGGTGCTCTCGAGTTCCTTGCTGACGAACTTCGCACTCGCGGTCTTCCCCGTTCCCGTCTTGCCGTAAATCAGGATGTTCGACGGCGTCTCGCCGCGGAGTGCGGCGACGAGGATCGTCGCCATCTTGTTGATCTGATCACTTCGATGCGGGAGCTCGTGTGGCGTATAGGAGGGTCTGAGAACCTCCTTGTTCTCGAAGATCGGCTCCCCGCTGAGCAGGTCGTCGAACAATCCCTGATTCGGCTCGTCGTCGCCGATTGCCGTTTCCTCGAGCGGCGTCGAAAATCCGTGTGTTCCGTCGGGTTCGACCTCGTCCGCCCCTGGTATCTCCGAGTTGTCATCTGACATCAGTCGTTCGAGTACCCCCTTGTTTCGTGTGGAACACTGGTCCAGAAAGCAGGAATATCGGCGCCAGGATGGCCATTGAAGCCGATCCAGTATGACGGTTACCCGATCCGGATCCAGTTGATGCAAACGAAACAGAGGAAGACCGAGATATTAAATTCTTCCCTTTCACTCACGCACAGTGTAACGTGTTTTTCACGCGGGCGGGCACATCGGTTAGTAGTGGAGGCCGAGTACCCCCTCTACAGGAACTGGAACCGGCTATTGCGGCGATCAATCTATCTCCGAACGACTCGTGTTCGTTTCGCCCCGAAGCGTTTAGCCGACGTCGGATCGGTTCGGGTACCTCTCCTTCACGTCGAACGCGACGATCACCGCTGCACCGAGTCGAACGCTAACACATCGTACCGAACGCTGCGTCGATCAGCGCTCGAAAACTGACGGTGGCGGCTCCTCCGTTTGCTCGGTACTCGGTCACTCCGAGAGAGCGTCGAACCAGCCGGCCGTGAGTAGCGTGTTCCAAGGTCAAAAAGAGCGGAACGCCGGAAAAGGATGGAGCGAGCGCTGGAACGTACCGGGCAATTCGTGTGATAGCGAATCCTCACGTCGTGTGTCTCCGAAGGTGTCATCACAGATAGTGTAGTGGTCGATCGATAGGTGAGCGGGATTCTGCCGGAAGGAGAGGAAGATGACCACGGGGAGTGATAACGCTGGTCACGATGGACGGGGTAACCCCCCACCCCTTCGTTTCAGGTGGAACCGTCCGAAGGAGGGGGTGGGAACGAGAGTTTTTGGGATGGAAG
This DNA window, taken from Natronococcus sp. CG52, encodes the following:
- a CDS encoding DNA-directed DNA polymerase II small subunit, producing MPLEGPARIVSELTSRGYNAEREAVTRIASADDPVTVLERVIEELPSDALVVRLEHVESVPNELSGSDRRNRGSNATDDARTAGPDAPSSPTDSSASTGAPQTNTQPTAGGSPVETKGVSQGAGRSSDPDERSLEIVGDMTGESTGTGEYGDFVSVFRDRLERLGSKLRGRVNHRPATAIQSMPGGSDAAMVGLVNDIRSTASGHWLIELEDATGTFPWLVMKDREYVDLVDELLRDEVLAMEGTLADDSGIAFVDSMYFPDVPRTHEPSTADRHVQAALISDVHVGSQEFMGDAWNRFADWLHTEQAQHVEYLLIAGDMVEGVGIYPNQDEELDVVDIYEQYELFNEHLKRVPGDIEIVMIPGNHDAVRLAEPQPGFDEELRGIMSAHDAQIVSNPSTVTLEGVSVLMYHGVSLDEVIAELPEEKASYDDPHRAMYQLLKKRHVAPQFGGHTRLAPEERDYLIMEEVPDIFHTGHVHKLGFGKYHDVLAINSGCWQAQTDFQKSVNIDPDAGYAPIVDLDTLDVTVQKFS
- a CDS encoding Cdc6/Cdc18 family protein, with translation MSDDNSEIPGADEVEPDGTHGFSTPLEETAIGDDEPNQGLFDDLLSGEPIFENKEVLRPSYTPHELPHRSDQINKMATILVAALRGETPSNILIYGKTGTGKTASAKFVSKELESTSQKYSVPCDVEYINCEVTDTQYRVLAQLANKFIEKNKARIDEKVASLEELLETVEQYENEAPSRSEDGSPTDGGTSDDPFESAVQQGRSAEGDPLTGEEKTDGSGVSFATETDAVSRDSPLETGGSTSDSVEDEPSPTHPLESTPFTAVAEVEDRIASLEADKESFEEVPMTGWPTDRVYSVFFDAVDYDERVVVIMLDEIDKLVEKSGDDTLYNLSRMNSELENSRVSIIGISNDLKFTDFLDPRVKSSLGEEEIVFPPYDANQLRDILQHRSEVAFKGNALSGDVIPLCAAFAAQEHGDARRALDLLRTAGELAERSQAETIVEEHVRQAQDKIELDRVVEVVRTLPTQSKLVLFSTILLEKNGVHSINTGEVFNIYKRLCEEIDADVLTQRRVTDLISELDMLGIVNAVVVSKGRYGRTKEISLSVPIDETEAVLLSDSRLSNIDDVQPFVQARFEN
- a CDS encoding DUF1328 family protein, with translation MLELAILFFVIALIAAAVGATGVAGISMTIAKWLVLVFLVLAVLSFLL
- a CDS encoding aspartate kinase, which translates into the protein MRVVVKFGGTSLGSGDRINRAADSIAAAVEDGHEIAVVASAMGSTTDDLLDEITFETDEADRAQIVSMGERTSVRMLKAALTARDVDATFLEPGSENWPIVTDEYGEVDVEETQNRAFEVAEDLDETVPVITGFLAEGPDGSITTLGRGGSDTTAVMMGKYMDADEVVIVTDVEGVMTGDPNVVEGARNVGEISVDELRNLSFRGAEVVAPSALSYKGGKLDVRVVHYQHGDLLSGGTSIEGEFHNLVDLRERPLACLTVAGRAIRNQPGVFNHLSKPLSESDINVDAVASGLDSVTFYVDEKEAERAENILHREVIARDELSSVTVDEPLAVVRVTGGELPNQPGIISDIVNPLSEARINVHDIITSATSVAIFVNWEDRERTLELTQDLF
- a CDS encoding S26 family signal peptidase, translating into MSGPDPGDVDDSSDNTGESSRHDPHDDRSDGTGDPDHGRAPPPDQDEMTAGGTRQGVPDGARDGNAAARNGRADNGDGAGVSIEDDGVLRWFLKTNDDSAVLVRDVLSSVAIVVVIGLLLFAVSGIWPPLVAVESGSMEPNMEKGDLIFVVADDRFVGDDPAGETGVVTLESGQGNGHEKFGQPGDVIIFEPNGDEFRTPVIHRAHFWVQEDENWVDTKANEEYVNGATCEQLQTCPANHDGFVTKGDANSYYDQYQQGPGAQTDVVQPGWVTGKATFRIPWLGYVRLTFDSILGELVAPQPTIETVSSPLENEAGLSDESAVVGGIGATGAAATGTGVAMAAGRFRRE